Proteins encoded within one genomic window of Triticum aestivum cultivar Chinese Spring chromosome 2D, IWGSC CS RefSeq v2.1, whole genome shotgun sequence:
- the LOC123053214 gene encoding chloroplastic import inner membrane translocase subunit HP30-2 translates to MEGMGQKRRPLVVMASSSTTAPQSASRGGANPLAELTDRFRSLEVGVREWMAKQPTHIEAAVTTAFGAVQGGALGGLMGTFAPEGGAGLPVPQPPPGLDPKAMATFKQAQALAGGPLVQARNFAVMTGANAGISCVMRRVRGVEDVQGSMAAAFGSGALFSIVSGMGTPNPVVNAITTGMAFAVFQGGFFIVGQKFSKTKTHNEDMNYSRARNMLSQLGLQNYEKNFKKGLLTDETLPLLNESALRDVNIPPGPRLVILEHIKREPGLTKSN, encoded by the exons ATGGAAGGGATGGGGCAGAAGAGGCGCCCGCTGGTGGTGATGGCCTCCTCGTCGACTACGGCGCCGCAGTCGGCGTCGCGGGGCGGGGCCAACCCGCTGGCCGAGCTGACCGACCGTTTCAGGTCGCTGGAGGTCGGGGTGCGCGAGTGGATGGCGAAGCAGCCCACCCACATCGAGGCCGCCGTCACCACGGCGTTTGGGGCTGTGCAGGGCGGCGCGCTCGGCGGGCTCATGGGCACGTTTGCGCCGGAAGGAGGGGCGGGGCTCCCCGTGCCGCAGCCGCCTCCCGGTCTCGACCCCAAGGCCATGGCCACCTTCAAGCAAGCGCAG GCTTTGGCAGGTGGGCCACTGGTGCAAGCTAGAAATTTTGCAGTCATGACTGGTGCAAACGCAGGCATATCTTGTGTTATGAGAAGGGTACGAGGAGTGGAGGATGTCCAGGGCAG CATGGCAGCAGCTTTTGGTTCTGGCGCTCTATTCTCCATCGTGAGTGGAATGGGAACCCCAAATCCAGTTGTTAATGCAATTACAACTGGTATGGCTTTTGCAGTATTTCAAGGTGGCTTTTTCATT GTTGGACAGAAATTCTCGAAGACGAAGACACATAATGAAGATATGAACTATTCTCGTGCAAGAAATATGTTGAGCCAATTAGGCCTCCAAAACTATGAGAAGAATTTCAAGAAGGGTCTTCTGACTGATGAAACATTGCCTCTTCTCAATGAAAG CGCACTCAGGGATGTGAATATCCCCCCTGGTCCAAGACTTGTCATACTTGAGCACATTAAGAG AGAACCTGGGTTGACGAAATCAAACTGA
- the LOC123053211 gene encoding chaperone protein ClpD2, chloroplastic, with product MEACCCSSSSAPPASILATGAGLRRRFSPAAVAAAASGGRAVALALAPPLRASSAALLAAAPRRGQQRRGAAGLVVRAVFERFTERAVKAVVLSQREARGMGDEVVAPHHLLLGLVAEDRSAAGFLASGVRMERAREACRAAVGKGGPAQAATGLATDVPFSGASKRVFVAAVEFSRNMGCNFISPDHIALGLFDLDDPTTNSILKSLGVVPTQLAKQALTRVKGELAKDGREPLGLSSFKLRDKSTAGNGRTAIAKYSNKKKEKSALAQFCIDLTMRASGGFIDPVIGRTKEIERVVQIICRRTKNNPILLGEAGVGKTAIAEGLALKIANGDVPIFLVGKRILSLDVALLMAGAKERGELEARVTSLIREVRKADDVILFIDEVHTLIGSGIAGRGNKGAGLDIANLLKPALARGELQCIASTTLDEHRLHFEKDKALARRFQPVYVNEPSQEDAVKILLGLREKYETYHKCKYTLEGINAAVYLSVRYIPDRHLPDKAIDLIDEAGSRARMESFKKKKEEQCSIILKSPDEYWQEIRAVQAMHEVALTNRLKYSLNENDQENEVNVEVLDDSKTSPTTTPSASADEPSVVGLEEIARVTSLWSGIPVQQLTADERKLLVGLDDELRKRVIGQDDAVVAISRAVKRSRTGMSDPDRPIATLLFCGPTGVGKTELTKALASTYFGSESAMVRLDMSEYMERHAVSKLIGSPPGYMGFGEGGTLTEAVRRKPFTVVLFDEIEKAHPDIFNILLQVFEDGHLTDSQGRRVSFKNTLIVMTSNVGSTSISKGTMSMGFQTQNDTEENTYAVIKSLVMEELKAFFRPELLNRMDEVVVFRPLEKTQMLAILNIILEEVNGRLLALGIGLVVSDAMKNMISQQGYDKSYGARPLRRAVTQLVEDVISEAILSGQYKPGDTIMMDTDDKGKPCLSRLNDQTVQVSDPTPTL from the exons ATGGAGGCGTGCTGCTGCTCCTCGTCGTCGGCCCCGCCCGCCTCCATCCTCGCCACGggcgccggcctccgccgccgcttCTCCCCGGCAGCGGTTGCGGCCGCGGCGTCGGGCGGGAGGGCGGTGGCGCTCGCGCTTGCGCCCCCGCTCCGCGCCTCCTCCGCGGCTCTGCTGGCGGCGGCGCCTCGGCGGGGGCAGCAGCGGCGCGGGGCCGCGGGCCTCGTCGTCAGGGCGGTGTTCGAGCGGTTCACCGAGCGGGCGGTCAAGGCGGTGGTGCTCTCGCAGCGGGAGGCCCGCGGGATGGGGGACGAGGTGGTGGCGCCGCACCACCTGCTGCTGGGCCTCGTCGCCGAGGACCGGTCCGCCGCGGGGTTCCTCGCGTCGGGCGTCCGAATGGAGCGCGCCCGCGAGGCGTGCCGCGCCGCCGTCGGGAAGGGCGGGCCTGCTCAGGCCGCGACGGGGCTGGCCACGGACGTGCCCTTCTCTGGGGCCAGCAAGCGCGTGTTCGTCGCGGCCGTCGAGTTCTCCAGGAATATGGGGTGCAACTTTATCTCCCCGGACCACATTGCGCTCGGCCTCTTCGACCTGGACGATCCGACAACCAACAGCATCCTCAAGAG CTTAGGAGTAGTTCCCACTCAGCTAGCAAAGCAGGCTCTTACCCGAGTCAAAGGGGAGCTAGCAAAGGATGGCAGAGAGCCTCTGGGTTTGTCTTCTTTCAAATTGCGTGATAAGTCTACTGCTGGAAATGGGAGGACTGCCATTGCCAAATACTCCAATAAAAAGAAAG AGAAGAGCGCACTAGCTCAATTCTGTATAGATTTGACTATGCGAGCCAGTGGAGGGTTTATCGATCCTGTTATTGGTCGCACGAAGGAGATTGAAAGAGTAGTTCAGATTATATGCCGGCGCACAAAGAACAATCCAATTCTTTTGGGTGAAGCAGGTGTTGGCAAAACTGCCATTGCTGAAGGGTTGGCTCTTAAAATTGCTAATGGAGATGTACCTATTTTTCTTGTG GGAAAACGTATATTGTCACTAGATGTTGCTTTACTGATGGCTGGTGCAAAAGAGAGGGGCGAATTGGAAGCCAGGGTTACAAGCTTAATACGTGAAGTGCGCAAAGCAG ATGATGTTATTCTTTTTATCGACGAGGTTCATACTCTTATTGGCTCTGGAATTGCTGGAAGAGGAAATAAGGGAGCTGGTCTTGATATCGCTAATCTGCTGAAACCTGCACTTGCTAGAGGTGAATTGCAG TGCATTGCATCTACAACTCTGGATGAGCACCGTTTGCATTTCGAAAAGGATAAGGCTTTGGCCCGCCGATTCCAGCCAGTATATGTAAATGAGCCCAGTCAG GAGGATGCTGTGAAGATATTACTTGGTCTGCGTGAAAAATATGAGACTTATCACAAATGCAAATACACCTTAGAAGGCATCAATGCAGCAGTTTATTTATCAGTGAGGTATATCCCTGACAGGCATCTTCCTGACAAGGCTATTGACCTAATTGATGAGGCTGGTAGCAGAGCTCGGATGGAATCATttaaaaagaagaaggaagagcaGTGCTCTATTATTTTGAAGTCACCAGATGAATATTGGCAAGAGATTAGAGCTGTCCAGGCCATGCATGAAGTG GCACTGACTAACAGGTTGAAATATTCTCTAAATGAAAATGACCAAGAGAATGAGGTTAATGTTGAAGTACTGGATGATAGCAAGACAAGCCCGACAACAACACCCTCAGCTTCAGCTGATGA ACCATCTGTGGTTGGGTTAGAGGAAATTGCAAGAGTGACATCATTGTGGTCCGGCATACCAGTCCAGCAGTTGACTGCAGATGAAAGAAAGCTTCTAGTAGGACTAGACGATGAACTCAGAAAGCGTGTCATAGGTCAAGATGATGCTGTTGTGGCTATATCAAGAGCTGTGAAGAGATCACGCACTGGCATGAGTGATCCTGACAGACCTATTGCTACTCTACTTTTCTGTGGTCCAACAGGAGTTGGAAAGACTGAATTAACTAAAGCTCTAGCATCAACTTATTTTGGATCT GAGTCGGCTATGGTTAGATTGGATATGAGTGAGTACATGGAGCGGCATGCTGTGAGCAAGCTGATAGGCTCTCCTCCAGGGTACATGGGATTTGGTGAAGGTGGTACTTTGACAGAAGCAGTCAGAAGAAAACCATTCACTGTGGtattgtttgatgaaatagagAAAGCTCATCCTGATATTTTCAATATTCTTCTCCAAGTGTTTGAAGATGGTCATTTGACGGACTCACAG GGCCGCAGGGTTTCCTTCAAGAATACATTAATTGTCATGACATCGAATGTTGGTTCTACATCGATTTCCAAAGGAACGATGAGCATGGGTTTCCAGACGCAGAATGATACAGAAGAGAACACATATGCTGTAATAAAATCCTTGGTAATGGAAGAGTTGAAGGCATTTTTTCGACCTGAATTGCTCAATAGAATGGATGAGGTGGTTGTGTTCCGTCCACTTGAGAAGACTCAG ATGCTGGCTATTCTTAATATAATTCTGGAAGAGGTGAACGGTAGGCTGTTGGCGCTCGGTATCGGCTTAGTAGTGTCTGATGCCATGAAGAACATGATTTCTCAGCAAGGATACGACAAGAGCTATGGTGCGCGGCCACTTAGAAGGGCGGTCACTCAGTTGGTTGAGGATGTCATCAGCGAAGCAATTCTCTCTGGGCAGTACAAACCTGGCGATACCATAATGATGGACACTGATGACAAGGGAAAACCTTGCTTGAGCCGGTTGAATGATCAGACTGTTCAAGTTTCTGATCCAACACCAACGCTTTGA